The Melospiza melodia melodia isolate bMelMel2 unplaced genomic scaffold, bMelMel2.pri scaffold_246, whole genome shotgun sequence sequence CCCCCAGAACCAGAACGGGACCCCCGGAGCTGCATCGGGGACCCCCCCCAAAGAACGAGATTGGGACCCCCGAGACCCCTCCGGGGCTCCCAGAACCGGAACCAGGACCCCCCCAAGAAGGAACCCGGGACCCCCGAACTGGGTCAGGaccaccccgggacccccccaagAACAAGATGGGGACCCCCGGAGCTGCCTTGGGACCCCCAGAACTGGAtcaggacccccccccccccgggaccCTCAGAACCGGACCAGGACCCCCCTCGAGACCCCCCGAGAAGGAGACCGGGATCGGAGCGGGACCCCTGGAACTGGATcaggacccccaggacccccccaagaTCGAGACCGGGACCCCCAGAACCAGAACGggacccccagagctgcctcgggacccccccaaaaacgAGGCTGGGACCCTAGAGCTGGATCgggacccctgggaccccccaggacccccagaacGACATGGGGACCCCCGGAATGAGACTGGAACCCCCCCCCAGAACCAGACcaggaccccccgggaccccctcaaAACCAGACTGGGACCCCCAGAACGGGACCAGGACCCCCCAGACCCAgattgggaccccccaaaaccaggaTTGGGACCCCCAGgactcccccaggacccccagaacCAGCCCGGGGGACCCCCCCCTCAACACCGGCAGCAGCACcgggaccccccaggacccccccccaGACCCAGATtgggacccccaggaccccctccCAGGGCAATtgggacccccaggacccccccaaggATTCGGcagccccgggacccctccccaaattcgggACCAGCGGCGCTGGGACCCCCCAGgacatttttttgggggggggggtgggtggTTGGTCGGGGGTGACTTTGGGGGGTCCCCAAAATTCCGGTGCCAACAttttggggacccctccccaataaTAACCTGGAACCCCCCCCCCACCTTGTACAGATGTAAAtacggccccgccccctcccccagACCCCGCCCACCCCCCCCGGAGACCCCGCCCCCATTTTTTAAGTTATTCCTGCCCTGAATtgtcccccccaaacccccccgacccctccccaaaataaaCCTCGGGACCCCCACCCACGGTGTGAGtgtgaggggggatttggggaatttggggtgggggggaaTTGGGATGGGGTCCCCGTGGTGGGCGGGGTTTGAGGGGGTCTCCGTGGTGGGCGgggtttggggaatttggggtggggaaatttggggggtggGCGGAGCCCCGGATGTCACTCAAGGGGCGTGGCCAACACAGCACCCACCCTTATATGGACGGTCATTGTGGGCGTGGCACATTAAATTCCCTTATATGGACATTTAGGGCGTGGCTATTAGATATTCCCTTATATGGCCATTTAGGGGGCGTGGCTATCAGGTATTCCCTTATATGGCCGTTAGGGGGCGTGGCCATTATGCATTCCGTTATATGGCCATTTTGTGGGCGGGGCCAACCCCCGCAACGCCCCCAACGGCTCAGTGGGCGTGGCCACACCATTCCCTCACGAGCCCATCAGGGGCGCGGCTCCCCCCCCCTCAGGCCGCGCAGCCAATCAGATCCCTGGGGCCGCACCAACGCCCCCCCGcgcagccaatcagcgcgcgGCGCGGCGTTAGGCCACGCCCCCCCAGGGAAGATGGCGGCGCTGCGGGCgctgcggtggcggcggcggctcccggggCTGGGCCCGAGGCGGCTCCTGGGGACCGTGAGCGGGGGCCGGGGacggggaggggacaccggggacaccggggacagctggggacattttgggggggaCAATGAGGGCACAGagaggggacatttggggggacatttggggggtgacctgaggggacagtgagggggacggagaggggacagcggggacatctggggacattttggggggctGACAGTGAGCGGGGacgggggacacggaggggacagcggggacatctggggacattttggggtgacaatgaggggacagagaggggacagagaggggacatttgtggggacatttggggggtgacggagaggggacagggagggggacaccggggacgTTGGtgtgggacaatgaggggacatttggggacattttgggggcggtgacactggggggacaatgaggggacaatggggcgtgacaggggggacatttggggggacagtggggggtgacggggaggggacacgaggggacgtTGGGGGGTGACAATGAGGGGGCAACCGCCCCagggtccccaaatgtccccaaatgtccccaaatgtccccggcGTCGCCAGGGCTCCCCCGAGGAGCTGGCCGCAGTTCCCCGGGGCCTCGGCCGAGTTCGCCGAACGCCTCGAGTTCATCCAGCCCCAGGTGCTGTCCGGGATCCCGGTGTACCGGGTGATGGACCGGCAGGGACAGGTGATACGGAAATCCGAGGATCCCCAGGTGAGACGCGCCTGGCACAGGTAacgcacctgggacaggtaacacGCACCTGGGACGGGtaacacacacctgggacacacctgggacaggtaacacacacctgggacacacctgggataggTAACACAcatctgggacacacctgggacaggtaacacacacctgggacgggtaacacacacctgggacacacctgggacaggtaacacacacctgggacgggtaacacacacctgggacacacctgggacaggtaacacacatctgggacacacctgggacaggtaacacacacctgggacgggtaacacacacctgggacacacctgggacaggtaacacacacctgggacacacctgggacaggtaacacacacctgggacacacctgggacgggTAACACGCACCTGGGACGGgtaacacacctgggacaggtaacacacacctgggacacacctgggacgggTAACACACACCTGGACAGGTAACACAcatctgggacacacctgggacgggTAACACAGCCGGGATCCCGGTGTACCGGGTGATGGACCGGCAGGGACAGGTGATACGGAAATCCGAGGATCCCCAGGTGAGACGCGCCTGGCACAGgtaacacacctgggacaggtaacacgcacctgggacaggtaacacacacctgggacacacctgggacgggtaacacacacctgggacacacctgggagaggtaacacacacctgggacgggtaacacacacctgggacgggtaacacacctgggacacacctgggacaggtaacacacacctggggcaggtaacacacacctgggacaggtaacacacacctgggacacacctgggacaggtaacacacacctgggacacacctggcacaGGTAACACGCACCTGGGACGGGtaacacacacctgggacacacctgggataggTAACACAcatctgggacacacctgggacaggtaacacacacctgggacgggtaacacacacctgggacacacctgggacaggtaacacGCACCTGGGACGGGtaacacacacctgggacacacctgggataggTAACACAcatctgggacacacctgggacaggtaacacacacctgggacgggtaacacacacctgggacacacctgggacaggtaacacacacctgggacgggtaacacacacctgggacacacctgggacaggtaacacacacctgggacgggtaacacacacctgggacacacctgggacaggtaacacacacctgggacgggtaacacacacctgggacacacctgggacaggtaacacacacctgggacgggtaacacacacctgggacgggtaacacacctgggacacacctgggacaggtaaca is a genomic window containing:
- the LOC134433760 gene encoding basic proline-rich protein-like, with translation MGGGARGSFGTPPPPIPIHPWDPHPGPPGTGPGPPEPERDPPELHRDPQNQNGTPQDQDRDPHPGPPGTGLGPPDQNGPPELHWDPQNQNRTPTQDRDPPPRTGTPTQDPLELDRDPHPGPPGTGPGPPEPERDPRSCIGTPRAALGPPEPEQDPHPGPGPPTQDPLELDQDPQSWTGTPRTRTGPPELHRGPPPKNEIGTPETPPGLPEPEPGPPQEGTRDPRTGSGPPRDPPKNKMGTPGAALGPPELDQDPPPPGTLRTGPGPPSRPPEKETGIGAGPLELDQDPQDPPKIETGTPRTRTGPPELPRDPPKNEAGTLELDRDPWDPPGPPERHGDPRNETGTPPQNQTRTPRDPLKTRLGPPERDQDPPDPDWDPPKPGLGPPGLPQDPQNQPGGPPPQHRQQHRDPPGPPPRPRLGPPGPPPRGAWPLCIPLYGHFVGGANPRNAPNGSVGVATPFPHEPIRGAAPPPSGRAANQIPGAAPTPPRAANQRAARR